AGACGGTGCTAATTTTACCATTTGTTTCTACCTCCCTGAATTATTTCTTCTAAAGTTTTTACATAAAATTCATATCTATCTTTATTTATTTCTTCATTGTTTACTGCATCCTTTACACCACATTTTGGTTCTTTATGATGTAAACATCCATTAAATTTACATTGATCTTTATACTCATAAAATTCTCTAAAATAATCTTTTAGTTCTTCTTTTGAATCAAACTTTAAATCAAGAGTAGAAAAACCTGGAGTGTCAACAACGAAACCATTGTTGACCTCCACAAGTTCACTATGTCTTGTAGTGTGTTTTCCTCTTTTTAATCTCTCACTTATTATTCCTGTTTCCATTACTTCTTTTCCTACTAACTTATTAAGTATAGTAGATTTTCCAACTCCTGATGGACCACAGAAAACATTTATATTTCCTTTTAATTTTGATTTAAGTTCATCTAAATTTGTTTCTTCTTTAGCCTTTAAAAATATATAATCATATCCTGCATCAGAAACCATTTTAACAGCTTCATGATTCTCATAATCACCATATAAATCTATTTTGTTAAAGCACACTATAGATTTTATATTTTTAAGTTCACATTGTATTAAAAATTTATTTAAAAGATCTAAATTTACATCTGGATTTTTTAAAGCAAATACTATAAAAGCTTGAGAAATATTAGCTACTTGAGGACGTATTAAGTAATTATCTCTAGTGCATATTTCTTCTATTGCACCATAGTTATTATCATTTGGAGTGATGATTACTCTATCACCTACCATAGGCGTTAATTTTTTATTTCTAAATTTTCCTCTAGCTTTACACTCATATACTCTTTCTTCTGTTTTAACATAGTAAAATCCGCCTATTCCTTTTAAAATTATGCCTTCCATATTTCCTCCTAAGTAATAATTTATGGATTTGGTTCAGTTTTTAAACTAATAGATGTCCCCTCTGCAACTTGTGAACCAGGTGCTTTATCTTGAGATACTATTATAAAATCATCTCTTCCTCTAAAACTTATGGATAAATCATTTTGTTCAGCAAGTATTC
This Clostridium novyi NT DNA region includes the following protein-coding sequences:
- the rsgA gene encoding ribosome small subunit-dependent GTPase A gives rise to the protein MEGIILKGIGGFYYVKTEERVYECKARGKFRNKKLTPMVGDRVIITPNDNNYGAIEEICTRDNYLIRPQVANISQAFIVFALKNPDVNLDLLNKFLIQCELKNIKSIVCFNKIDLYGDYENHEAVKMVSDAGYDYIFLKAKEETNLDELKSKLKGNINVFCGPSGVGKSTILNKLVGKEVMETGIISERLKRGKHTTRHSELVEVNNGFVVDTPGFSTLDLKFDSKEELKDYFREFYEYKDQCKFNGCLHHKEPKCGVKDAVNNEEINKDRYEFYVKTLEEIIQGGRNKW